The segment TCGGCGCCAGATGGACAAGTACGAGCTGTACTGCCTTGTGGATCCGTGTTTCTACGACACTCTCGAACACAGCACGGCCGAAGACGCCGACTTTCCCCTTGTACGCGAGCCCGTTCCCGCCGGCTGGTCGAACGCACTGACCGACACGTGGTGCTATTACGCCCCCGACAACGAACCGCCCCTGCCCGCCCAGGGCTGGAAGATCCATGTTTCCGCCCGCGTGGAGGACGCCGAGAAGGCCATTGCCGCCGTATGGGACTACTGCGTCCCGCGGGGGATCGCGTTCAAGTTCCTGCGCGGCACCCCGGTGCTCGTCATGGTCAACTCCAAGGCCGCCTCCCGGGCGTCCAGCGGCAAGCTGATCACTGTTTACCCCAGGGACGAGGGCCAGCTCGAGCTCGTGCTCAAGGAGCTCGACGAGCTGCTGCGGGACGTCAAGGGCCCGTACATCCTCAGCGACCTGCGCTACGGCACGGGCCCGCTGTTCGTCAGGTACGGCGGATTCGCCGAACGGCACACCCTGTCCGCGGCCGGCGAACGCGTGCTGGCCCTCGAGGACGGCGACGGGCGGCTCGTGCCCGACGTGCGGGGCGCGACGTTCTCGGTCCCGCCGTGGACGACGCTGCCCGGGTTCCTGGAGCCGCATCTGGCCGCGCGCAACGCCGTGACCACGAGCGGGCTGCCGTACGAGATCGAGAAGGTGCTGCACTTCTCCAACGGCGGCGGCGTCTACCTGGCGCGGGACACCCGCACGGGGGAGCAGGTCGTGCTCAAGGAGGCCAGGCCGCACGCCGGGCTCGACGCGGCAGGACGCGACGCCGTCTCCCGGCTCCAGCACGAGCGCGACATCCTGCGGCGCCTGTCGGGCCTGCCCGCCGCGCCGGCGCTGCTCGACTACTTCACGCTGGGCGAGCACCACTTCCTCGTGCAGGAGTTCGTGGACGGCACACCGCTGCAGCGGCGCCTCGTGCACCGCTACCCCCTGACCCGCGCCGACCGCACCGACCAGGACCTCGCCGACTACACCGCGTGGGCGGTCGAGACGTCGGAGAGCGTGGAACGGGCGGTCGAGTCGCTGCACGAGCGCGGGGTCGTCTTCGGCGACCTGCACCCTGACAACATCCTGCTGACCGCCGACGGCCGGGTGGCGCTGATCGACTACGAGGTCGCCACGCTCGCCGAGGACGGCGGCCGCGCCGCGCTCGCCCACCCCGCCTTCATCGCGCCCCCCGACCGCCAGGGCGTGGACGTGGACAGGTACGCGCTGGCCTGCCTGCGCCTCGGCCTGTTCGCGCCGCAGTGCACGATCATGCTGCCGCTGCACCGCGCCAAGGCGGCCCACCTGGGGGAGATCGTCAAGGAGACGTTCCCCGTGCCGGGGCACCTGGTGGACGCGGCCGTCGCGACCGTCGGCGCGGACGGCGAGCCCGTGACCATGCCGGAGAGCTGGCCCGAGCTGCGCGACGCGATGTGCCGGGCCATCGTGGCCGCCGCCACCCCCGAGCGGGACGACCGGCTCTTCCCCGGCGACGTGGCCCAGTTCCAGCCGGGCGGCGGGTTCAACCTGGCCTACGGAGCGGCCGGCGTGCTGTTCGCGCTCCACCGCGCGGGCCTCGGGCCGTTCCCCGAATACGAGCGCTGGTTACGCGAGCACGCGCGCCGCCCCGTCCAGGGCTCGGGACTCGGCCTGTACGACGGGCTGCACGGCATCGCGTACGTGCTCGACCTGCTCGGACACCACCAGGACGCCGACGACCTCATCGAGGTCTGCCTGCGCGAGAAGTGGGAGCGCCTGGAGTCGGCGCTGTTCTCCGGCCTGTCCGGCATCGGGCTGAACCTGCTGCGCTCCGGCCGCACCGACCTCGCCCTGCGCGCGGCGGACATCTGCGCCGAACGGCTCGCCGCCCCCGTCCCCGAGCTCAGCGGCGGCAGCAACCCCAAGGCCGGGCTCATGTACGGCTCGTCGGGTCCCGCGCTGCTCTTCCTGCACGCGTATGAGCACACCGCGGACCCGGCGCTGCTCGATCTGGCGGCGACCGCGCTCCGGCAGGACCTGCGGCGCTGCCGGCACTCCGCGGACGGCTCGCTCCAGGTGAACCAGGGCTGGCGGCTGCTGCCGTACCTGGACGAGGGGTCGGCCGGCATCGCCCTGGTGCTGGAGCGCTATCTCGCGCACAGGCACGACGAGGAGCTCGCCACGGCCCTGGCCGAGCTGCGACTGGCCGGGCAGGCCGGCTTCTTCGTGCAGTCCGGGCTGTTCACCGGGCGCGCGGGCATGCTCGCGGCCCGCACGGGCGACCCGCGCGAGCACATCAAGGGCCTGAGATGGCACGCGCTGCCGTACGGCGGAGGCCTGGCCTTCCCCGGCGACCAGCTGCTGCGCCTCTCCATGGATTTCGCGACCGGAACGGCGGGCGTGCTCTTCGCCCTCGGCACGTCGCTGGGCGACCAGCCGGGCCATCTGCCGTTCCTCGAGGCCGCTCCCGAGCGGCCTGCCCCCGACGAGCTCCGGAAGGAGGTGTAGACGAATGGTCCTTCTCGACCTTCAGGGTCTCGAGGCTCCCACGGCCAGCGACGTCGCCAGCGGCGGCAGCACGCTGACGGTGCTGTCCTGCCACTCTGGCAAGCCCAGCAACCTCAGTGTCGCAATTTGCCACTGATCAGTAATAGCAGTCCCCGCGCCGTCACCGGCGGCGCGGGGACGCAGACGTAAGGAGACACCGGGT is part of the Nonomuraea helvata genome and harbors:
- the lanKC gene encoding class III lanthionine synthetase LanKC, translated to MDKYELYCLVDPCFYDTLEHSTAEDADFPLVREPVPAGWSNALTDTWCYYAPDNEPPLPAQGWKIHVSARVEDAEKAIAAVWDYCVPRGIAFKFLRGTPVLVMVNSKAASRASSGKLITVYPRDEGQLELVLKELDELLRDVKGPYILSDLRYGTGPLFVRYGGFAERHTLSAAGERVLALEDGDGRLVPDVRGATFSVPPWTTLPGFLEPHLAARNAVTTSGLPYEIEKVLHFSNGGGVYLARDTRTGEQVVLKEARPHAGLDAAGRDAVSRLQHERDILRRLSGLPAAPALLDYFTLGEHHFLVQEFVDGTPLQRRLVHRYPLTRADRTDQDLADYTAWAVETSESVERAVESLHERGVVFGDLHPDNILLTADGRVALIDYEVATLAEDGGRAALAHPAFIAPPDRQGVDVDRYALACLRLGLFAPQCTIMLPLHRAKAAHLGEIVKETFPVPGHLVDAAVATVGADGEPVTMPESWPELRDAMCRAIVAAATPERDDRLFPGDVAQFQPGGGFNLAYGAAGVLFALHRAGLGPFPEYERWLREHARRPVQGSGLGLYDGLHGIAYVLDLLGHHQDADDLIEVCLREKWERLESALFSGLSGIGLNLLRSGRTDLALRAADICAERLAAPVPELSGGSNPKAGLMYGSSGPALLFLHAYEHTADPALLDLAATALRQDLRRCRHSADGSLQVNQGWRLLPYLDEGSAGIALVLERYLAHRHDEELATALAELRLAGQAGFFVQSGLFTGRAGMLAARTGDPREHIKGLRWHALPYGGGLAFPGDQLLRLSMDFATGTAGVLFALGTSLGDQPGHLPFLEAAPERPAPDELRKEV
- a CDS encoding SapB/AmfS family lanthipeptide gives rise to the protein MVLLDLQGLEAPTASDVASGGSTLTVLSCHSGKPSNLSVAICH